In a single window of the Candidatus Nanopelagicales bacterium genome:
- a CDS encoding TRIC cation channel family protein, which yields MTDTVLAVPSLVTTLSITAGAISGALHARSRRLDITGIALVALCTGIGGGAIRDVILGQDVPFFLVSNALGVAAVGAIAGYFFTRIVSHLNPAIFTVDTLLIGVWVVIGAEKALNEHLSASAAVMLGVITAVGGGVLRDVLCREVPTALMPGQWVAASAIASALAFVGVDTWTGQRTLATVLAIVVASGLRLASAKRGWVTPDAVTASRRIRQWVRLGGGDGGEPSK from the coding sequence GTGACAGACACCGTCCTGGCGGTGCCGAGCCTGGTAACCACGCTGTCCATCACTGCCGGAGCGATCTCAGGCGCGCTTCACGCTAGATCCCGGCGCCTAGACATCACCGGCATAGCCCTCGTGGCCCTATGCACCGGGATCGGCGGTGGCGCCATCCGGGACGTCATCCTCGGGCAGGACGTGCCATTCTTCCTCGTCAGCAACGCCCTGGGCGTGGCTGCCGTTGGCGCGATCGCCGGGTACTTCTTCACCCGCATCGTTTCGCACTTGAACCCCGCGATCTTCACCGTGGACACACTCCTCATCGGGGTGTGGGTCGTGATCGGAGCGGAGAAAGCTCTCAACGAGCATTTGTCGGCCTCGGCGGCCGTGATGCTCGGGGTGATAACCGCGGTCGGGGGCGGTGTGCTCAGGGACGTGCTGTGCAGGGAAGTGCCGACAGCCTTGATGCCGGGACAGTGGGTAGCGGCATCAGCAATCGCGTCGGCCCTGGCCTTCGTTGGCGTTGATACCTGGACTGGTCAGCGAACACTGGCCACGGTACTAGCGATCGTGGTCGCCTCGGGGCTTCGCTTGGCCAGTGCCAAACGGGGCTGGGTCACGCCGGACGCCGTCACCGCGTCCCGGCGCATCCGGCAGTGGGTGCGGCTTGGCGGGGGCGATGGCGGGGAACCTAGTAAGTAG
- a CDS encoding electron transfer flavoprotein subunit beta/FixA family protein → MKIAVCVKQVPDTWAEKKLLEPDNTLDRESVDGVMNELDEYAVEEALKLVEANGGEVVAVSMGPEKAQETIRKALQMGAGSGIHIVDDGLRGSDAVATSLVLAKALGGKDFDLIMFGSESTDARMSVLPAMVAEQLEWPQMSSAGSVEIDGSTLRINRVTEYGHDKVEASLPAVLGVVEKINEPRYPSFKGIMAAKKKTVESVGISDLGVDAGAVGLAGKRSEVVSFAARPPKAAGVKVADEGDGGTKAAGYLAEQKII, encoded by the coding sequence ATGAAGATTGCGGTTTGCGTAAAACAGGTCCCAGACACTTGGGCCGAGAAGAAGCTGCTCGAGCCCGACAACACTCTCGATCGCGAGTCAGTCGATGGAGTGATGAACGAGCTTGACGAGTACGCGGTCGAGGAAGCCCTGAAACTAGTGGAAGCCAATGGCGGTGAAGTAGTAGCCGTCAGCATGGGTCCGGAGAAGGCCCAGGAGACCATCCGGAAGGCCCTGCAGATGGGCGCGGGCTCTGGGATCCACATCGTGGATGACGGTCTGCGCGGTTCTGACGCCGTTGCGACCTCCCTAGTGCTGGCCAAGGCACTGGGAGGCAAGGACTTCGACCTGATCATGTTCGGTTCCGAATCCACTGACGCCCGGATGTCCGTGCTCCCGGCCATGGTGGCTGAGCAGCTCGAATGGCCGCAGATGAGCTCTGCTGGCAGCGTGGAGATCGATGGAAGCACTCTGCGGATCAATAGAGTGACCGAATACGGCCACGACAAGGTCGAGGCCAGCCTTCCGGCTGTGCTGGGCGTTGTCGAGAAGATCAACGAGCCGCGGTACCCGTCGTTCAAGGGCATCATGGCGGCGAAGAAGAAGACCGTTGAGTCGGTTGGCATCTCAGACCTTGGCGTGGACGCGGGCGCCGTCGGCTTGGCCGGAAAGCGGAGCGAAGTTGTCAGCTTCGCCGCGAGGCCGCCCAAGGCTGCCGGTGTCAAGGTTGCCGACGAGGGTGATGGCGGCACGAAAGCCGCTGGATACCTGGCCGAGCAAAAGATCATTTAG
- a CDS encoding glycosyltransferase family 4 protein has translation MRVLHLSWEYPPLVYGGLGRHVEALARAQAAAGFEVTVVTQTEGPPARETVEGVRVIRVPRDLPSLPFDEANLLAWVAGLELALTRAVVDMAKDWQPDVVHAHDWVVAHTAVTSRALLNVPVVATFHATEAGRHQGWLPSPLSRAIYSVEWWLAHESTSLITCSEHMRWETDRLFGVGVDKVSVIPNGIDRRVWSTTPQAVERMRARYGGSGPLLISTARLEWEKGIHTLLDAMVDLRRSVPGIRLVIAGRGGKEADLREQAQRLRLGRAATFLGWLPEPDLHAIVAAADVAIVPSIYEPFGLVALEAAALGTPAVVADTGGLAEFADAGRVAVTFKPGDASSLAAAVRDLLADPESAQLREQAADEALSAKYSWDLIAQLAKETYESAKAREPESAGRVTAAPPPAPSGNLLRSPKDS, from the coding sequence GTGCGCGTCCTCCACCTGTCCTGGGAATACCCTCCGCTCGTCTACGGCGGGCTGGGGCGGCACGTCGAGGCGCTCGCGCGCGCTCAAGCTGCCGCGGGCTTCGAAGTCACTGTGGTCACCCAAACGGAGGGGCCACCCGCGCGGGAGACCGTGGAAGGTGTACGCGTCATCAGAGTGCCGCGGGACTTGCCGTCGCTTCCGTTCGACGAGGCGAACTTGCTCGCATGGGTCGCTGGGCTGGAGCTCGCACTCACGCGAGCAGTGGTCGACATGGCGAAGGACTGGCAGCCAGACGTGGTCCATGCTCACGATTGGGTAGTGGCTCACACGGCGGTCACGTCGCGGGCACTCCTCAACGTGCCAGTCGTGGCCACGTTCCACGCCACGGAGGCAGGACGTCACCAGGGTTGGCTGCCATCACCGCTGTCGCGCGCCATCTACTCCGTGGAGTGGTGGCTCGCGCACGAATCCACGAGTCTGATCACCTGCTCTGAGCACATGCGCTGGGAAACCGACCGTCTCTTCGGGGTAGGCGTGGACAAGGTGTCGGTCATCCCCAACGGGATTGACCGACGGGTCTGGAGCACCACACCGCAAGCGGTGGAACGGATGCGCGCACGCTACGGCGGCAGCGGACCGCTGCTGATCTCCACAGCCAGGCTGGAGTGGGAGAAGGGCATACACACCCTGCTGGACGCGATGGTCGACCTACGCAGGAGCGTGCCCGGCATTCGACTCGTGATCGCCGGCCGGGGCGGCAAAGAGGCGGATCTGCGCGAACAGGCTCAACGGCTGCGTCTCGGCCGTGCGGCTACCTTCTTGGGTTGGCTGCCCGAGCCTGACCTCCACGCGATCGTGGCGGCCGCTGATGTCGCGATCGTACCCAGCATCTACGAGCCGTTCGGCCTCGTCGCCCTTGAGGCCGCGGCACTGGGAACCCCAGCGGTCGTCGCCGACACAGGCGGCTTGGCGGAGTTCGCCGACGCCGGGAGAGTAGCTGTCACGTTCAAGCCCGGTGACGCCAGTTCGCTGGCCGCAGCCGTGCGCGATCTGCTAGCCGACCCAGAATCGGCACAGCTGCGCGAGCAGGCAGCGGATGAGGCCCTCTCCGCGAAGTACTCCTGGGATCTCATCGCCCAACTCGCCAAGGAGACCTACGAGTCAGCCAAAGCCCGCGAGCCCGAGTCAGCGGGAAGGGTTACGGCCGCTCCTCCACCCGCGCCTTCGGGCAATCTGCTGCGATCGCCGAAGGACTCCTGA
- a CDS encoding electron transfer flavoprotein subunit alpha/FixB family protein, translating to MSEILVLVDHADGAVKKVTLELLTLARSLGEPSAVVIGAGVDAAPLAEYGAQTVYVADAAELADHVVAPKVAVLAELVAQHPPGAVLIASSPEGKEVAGRLAVRIGSGVITDAVDVSPDLTATQSVFGGAVTVQSRVGVGTPVVTISPNSTAPESAPAAGTVVPVSVTLSDSDRSTKITERVVEAQGSRPELAEAAVVVAGGRGMGSEDGFKLIEELADLLGGAVGASRAATDAGWYPHQYQVGQTGKTVAPQLYIACGISGAIQHRAGMQTAKTIVAVNKDEEAPIFELADFGVVGDLFQVVPQLIEEIKKRKG from the coding sequence ATGAGTGAAATTCTTGTTCTCGTGGACCATGCGGACGGTGCCGTCAAGAAGGTGACGCTGGAGCTGCTGACTCTGGCGAGATCTCTTGGTGAGCCGTCGGCTGTAGTAATCGGAGCTGGCGTCGACGCGGCGCCGTTGGCCGAGTACGGGGCGCAGACGGTCTACGTGGCCGATGCCGCTGAGCTGGCTGATCACGTCGTCGCGCCCAAGGTGGCGGTGCTGGCCGAACTGGTCGCCCAGCACCCGCCGGGCGCGGTCCTGATCGCCTCGAGCCCTGAAGGCAAAGAAGTCGCCGGAAGACTCGCCGTCCGGATCGGGTCAGGCGTCATCACAGACGCTGTGGACGTCAGCCCTGATCTGACAGCGACCCAGAGCGTATTCGGCGGTGCCGTGACCGTTCAGTCGCGCGTGGGTGTCGGGACGCCCGTTGTGACCATTAGCCCGAACTCGACTGCCCCCGAGTCAGCGCCGGCGGCGGGCACAGTCGTCCCCGTTTCAGTCACCTTGAGCGACTCGGACCGATCAACCAAGATCACAGAGCGCGTAGTTGAGGCCCAGGGCAGTCGTCCTGAGTTGGCAGAGGCCGCAGTCGTCGTCGCTGGTGGCCGTGGGATGGGGAGCGAGGACGGGTTCAAGCTCATCGAGGAGCTGGCGGATCTGCTCGGCGGGGCTGTTGGCGCATCCCGCGCCGCGACCGACGCGGGCTGGTATCCGCACCAGTATCAGGTGGGTCAGACCGGCAAGACCGTAGCTCCCCAGCTATACATCGCGTGCGGGATCTCGGGAGCGATCCAGCACCGCGCGGGGATGCAAACGGCCAAGACCATCGTCGCGGTGAACAAGGACGAAGAGGCGCCGATCTTCGAGCTTGCCGACTTCGGGGTTGTCGGTGACCTCTTCCAGGTCGTTCCTCAGCTGATTGAGGAGATCAAGAAGCGCAAGGGCTGA
- a CDS encoding DUF1957 domain-containing protein — protein MTDQPVGTFCLVLHTHLPWLVGHGSWPVGEEWLHQAWSGSYAPLFDLLERLAERGRGDLVTLGVTPILAAQLDDPRCLQAQHTWLSDWYWRAVGLSRNRDQNKRALGDWEAERASEALARFERDWSHGGSPVLRRLIDSGTVELLTGPATHPFLPLVRPEVASFALSTGLDDATIRFGSRPGGMWAPECGYRPGLADLYSDMGITHFVMDGPSLRHVGAGTELAHPIADTGVIAFGRDLDVTYRVWSPRRGYPGGRWYRDFHTFDHQWGFRHSRVTSTRTAPDDKAPYSPSRAAAAVEADAIDFVRTVRNRLRVIRDANGGRAGLTVAAYDTELFGHWWAEGPQWLERVLELLPEAGVRVTTLRGALSHGLIGEPIDPESGSWGADKDWHIWDGEMVHSMVADNNTAQGRALDLLKRLDASPGRTGAADQLIRDLLLALGSDWAFMSSHGSASQYARDRHAGHHADFAALADLVDDVGWDDPATKVLSDRQRVADGPFGHLNAQLLA, from the coding sequence GTGACCGATCAGCCTGTTGGCACCTTCTGCCTAGTTCTGCACACCCACCTGCCGTGGCTCGTCGGGCACGGCTCGTGGCCGGTCGGGGAAGAGTGGCTGCATCAGGCCTGGTCGGGCTCCTACGCTCCGCTCTTTGACCTGCTGGAACGGCTCGCCGAGAGGGGCCGCGGCGACCTCGTGACGTTGGGCGTGACTCCGATCCTCGCCGCCCAACTGGACGACCCCCGGTGCCTCCAGGCTCAGCACACGTGGCTATCCGACTGGTACTGGCGCGCGGTGGGCCTAAGCCGGAACCGGGACCAGAACAAGCGGGCTCTGGGCGACTGGGAGGCCGAACGGGCTAGCGAAGCTCTCGCCAGATTCGAAAGGGACTGGAGCCATGGCGGCTCCCCGGTCCTGAGGCGGCTCATCGACTCCGGGACAGTCGAGTTGCTGACAGGACCGGCCACACATCCGTTCCTACCTCTGGTCCGACCCGAAGTCGCCAGCTTCGCCCTGTCCACAGGCTTGGATGACGCCACGATCAGGTTCGGCAGTCGCCCTGGCGGCATGTGGGCTCCCGAGTGCGGCTACCGGCCCGGCCTGGCTGACTTGTACTCCGACATGGGGATTACCCATTTCGTCATGGATGGCCCGAGCTTGCGCCACGTCGGAGCCGGAACGGAGCTGGCCCATCCCATAGCCGACACCGGCGTAATCGCGTTCGGACGCGACCTGGATGTCACATACCGTGTCTGGTCACCGCGCCGTGGATACCCGGGCGGCCGTTGGTACAGGGACTTCCACACGTTTGACCATCAGTGGGGGTTCCGCCACAGTCGGGTCACCAGCACCAGGACCGCTCCAGACGACAAGGCGCCATACAGTCCGTCCCGCGCGGCAGCGGCCGTCGAGGCTGACGCGATTGACTTCGTCCGAACCGTCCGGAACCGCCTGCGAGTCATCCGGGACGCCAACGGCGGGCGCGCTGGTCTGACTGTTGCCGCCTACGACACCGAACTCTTCGGACATTGGTGGGCCGAGGGACCGCAGTGGCTTGAAAGAGTGCTCGAACTGCTTCCCGAAGCGGGCGTGCGGGTCACAACACTTCGCGGCGCTCTGTCACACGGTCTGATCGGCGAGCCAATCGACCCTGAGTCCGGATCCTGGGGCGCTGACAAGGATTGGCATATCTGGGATGGCGAGATGGTCCACTCGATGGTGGCCGACAACAACACCGCGCAAGGCCGCGCGCTTGACCTGCTGAAGAGGCTCGACGCCAGCCCGGGCCGAACCGGAGCCGCGGATCAGCTCATCCGCGACCTGCTCCTGGCCCTGGGCAGCGACTGGGCTTTCATGTCCAGCCACGGCTCCGCGTCGCAGTACGCCAGGGACCGACACGCAGGCCATCACGCCGACTTCGCCGCGCTGGCGGACCTAGTTGACGACGTCGGCTGGGATGATCCGGCGACGAAGGTCCTAAGCGACCGTCAGCGTGTGGCCGACGGGCCCTTCGGCCACTTGAACGCACAGCTTCTCGCATAG
- a CDS encoding cysteine desulfurase family protein produces MAYLDHAATTPVRPAARDAWLSQVDVVGNASSSHSYGRAARRVLEESRERVAASLGVDPRHVVFTSGGTESNNFGIIGTYRARRRREPERRVVIVSEIEHKSVSETVRSLTLAGAVVETVVCDQSGTVDVDHLESVLDERANTTALVAVMWANNEVGTIQPISAISALCRDRGVPLHSDAVQAVGSVPVSPRLAGTLSLSGHKFGGPPGTGAVVAANEIDPILRGGGQERGQRAGTSNVPGAAGLAVALQEAIDNLDAHGSRMRELRDKLTSGITRLVPDAVVNSSATGLPGIAHVTFPGCPGDAMLMLLDAEGIAVSAGSACSAGVAQPSRVLLAMGASPEAASQSLRFSLGWTSTDRDIADVLRVLPDAVSGSRSQGRVAVGSH; encoded by the coding sequence ATGGCCTATCTTGACCACGCGGCGACGACGCCGGTTCGGCCCGCTGCCCGTGATGCGTGGCTGAGTCAGGTCGATGTAGTCGGTAACGCTTCGTCGTCGCACTCATATGGGCGCGCAGCGCGCCGGGTGCTTGAAGAGTCACGCGAGAGGGTCGCCGCCAGCCTAGGCGTGGACCCGCGCCACGTGGTGTTCACATCGGGGGGAACCGAGTCGAACAACTTCGGCATCATTGGAACCTACCGGGCTCGCAGAAGGCGGGAACCGGAACGGCGAGTGGTGATCGTCTCCGAGATCGAACACAAGTCGGTATCGGAGACAGTGCGGTCGCTGACTCTTGCCGGGGCAGTCGTGGAGACCGTCGTCTGCGATCAATCCGGCACTGTAGATGTTGATCACCTTGAGTCGGTGTTGGACGAGCGGGCGAACACGACAGCGCTAGTAGCCGTCATGTGGGCTAACAACGAAGTCGGGACGATCCAGCCGATCAGCGCCATCTCGGCCTTGTGCCGTGACAGGGGAGTGCCGCTGCACAGCGACGCGGTCCAGGCCGTTGGCTCCGTCCCGGTCTCGCCGAGGCTGGCTGGCACGCTGTCACTGAGCGGGCACAAGTTCGGTGGGCCTCCTGGAACTGGTGCCGTTGTCGCCGCGAACGAGATCGACCCGATCCTTCGCGGTGGAGGCCAGGAGCGAGGCCAGCGGGCAGGCACATCCAACGTACCCGGCGCGGCTGGATTGGCCGTAGCACTCCAAGAAGCCATCGACAATCTCGATGCGCACGGCTCGCGGATGCGCGAGCTGCGGGACAAGCTGACTTCGGGGATTACGCGACTCGTTCCGGACGCCGTAGTCAACTCCTCGGCCACAGGGCTCCCAGGTATCGCACATGTGACCTTCCCCGGGTGTCCGGGCGACGCGATGCTCATGCTGTTGGACGCCGAAGGCATCGCGGTCTCGGCTGGCTCGGCTTGCTCGGCCGGTGTGGCGCAGCCCAGCAGGGTGCTGCTGGCTATGGGCGCCAGCCCGGAGGCGGCTAGCCAGTCGCTTCGGTTCAGTCTCGGCTGGACCTCGACGGACCGCGACATCGCCGACGTGCTGCGGGTATTGCCGGACGCGGTATCTGGCTCCCGCAGTCAAGGGCGCGTCGCCGTCGGCAGCCACTGA
- the mnmA gene encoding tRNA 2-thiouridine(34) synthase MnmA — translation MAAVSGGVDSAVALTRLVAAGHDVTAVHLALGVDSGWPVSDSRTCCSLDDAHDAQRVADVAGVPFYVWDVSAEFRSEVIDDFVAEYAAGRTPNPCLRCNERIKFSHVLERARALGFDAIATGHYARLEVREGGVRLRRAVDGAKDQSYVLAVLGAETLRRCLFPLGGTSKSAVRDEAARLGLLVARKPDSTDVCFIPDGDTAGFLRARLGVRPGPIVDADSGRQVGVHDGTYGFTVGQRRGLRLTEPDPSGHPRYVLRVDPASRVVEVGTRERLDAFGLVASSPVWCGPRPARGSRVLAQTRAHGRAVHAEVVQCSADSFSIRALEPLHAVAAGQSCVLYDGDVVLGQGTTTY, via the coding sequence ATGGCCGCGGTTTCCGGGGGAGTGGACTCAGCCGTCGCTCTGACTCGACTGGTCGCGGCTGGACACGATGTCACGGCAGTGCATCTGGCGCTCGGGGTTGATTCGGGCTGGCCGGTGAGTGACTCCAGGACTTGTTGTTCCCTGGATGACGCGCACGACGCACAGCGGGTCGCTGACGTAGCGGGGGTCCCGTTCTACGTGTGGGACGTCTCGGCTGAGTTCAGATCAGAGGTCATCGACGACTTCGTGGCAGAGTACGCGGCGGGAAGAACGCCGAATCCATGCCTGCGGTGCAACGAGCGGATCAAGTTCTCCCACGTGCTCGAACGGGCCAGGGCACTGGGCTTCGACGCGATCGCTACAGGGCACTACGCGCGACTGGAGGTTCGTGAAGGTGGCGTGAGGCTCAGGCGTGCCGTCGACGGCGCTAAGGACCAGTCGTACGTTCTAGCCGTGCTCGGTGCCGAGACCTTGCGTCGCTGCCTATTTCCGTTGGGCGGTACATCAAAGTCGGCTGTGCGCGATGAGGCCGCTCGGCTGGGTCTTCTGGTCGCGCGCAAGCCTGACAGTACCGACGTCTGTTTCATCCCCGATGGCGACACGGCCGGATTCCTTCGCGCCCGGCTGGGAGTACGTCCTGGCCCGATAGTGGACGCGGATTCGGGACGTCAAGTTGGCGTCCACGACGGAACGTACGGGTTCACCGTCGGCCAAAGGCGCGGGCTGCGGCTCACCGAACCAGACCCGTCCGGCCATCCGCGATACGTGTTGCGCGTGGATCCGGCCAGCCGTGTCGTCGAGGTTGGGACACGAGAGCGCTTGGACGCCTTCGGCCTGGTCGCTTCGAGTCCCGTATGGTGCGGTCCCCGTCCGGCGCGTGGCTCGCGCGTGTTGGCGCAGACAAGGGCGCACGGACGGGCGGTTCACGCCGAGGTAGTCCAATGCTCAGCGGATTCGTTCTCGATCCGGGCGCTCGAACCGCTGCACGCGGTAGCGGCCGGCCAGTCCTGTGTGCTGTACGACGGTGACGTCGTCCTGGGACAGGGCACGACTACTTACTAG
- a CDS encoding acyltransferase, with translation MVPSGRNADPRQAKFVTWASLRWIVRNRAWTPWYLLRYWRFFWFKVRNPHIITRGFVFLGRRVEVTARRGYGQMVLGRWVHIGEDNRLRCHEGVLTVGDKCVFGRDNTINCFLDIEIGAGAIVADWVYVCDFDHVVADIQVPIKDQGIVKTPVRIGADVWIGTKATVLRASCIGSGSVVAAHAVVRGSVPAMSIVGGVPARILKNRVHMYEGDAAKREALADIARKTAHAVEAVTSGADAPGPFRVGGQSFDAQESFGDRSRLPEGAGGGAAVTLPADSGSRALADS, from the coding sequence GTGGTGCCGTCAGGGCGGAACGCGGATCCGCGCCAAGCGAAGTTCGTCACCTGGGCATCTCTTCGCTGGATCGTCCGCAACCGTGCGTGGACTCCGTGGTATCTGCTGAGGTACTGGCGGTTCTTCTGGTTCAAAGTCCGCAACCCTCACATCATCACGCGCGGCTTCGTGTTCCTGGGGCGGCGCGTAGAAGTGACAGCCCGTCGGGGCTACGGCCAAATGGTCCTGGGACGGTGGGTGCACATCGGCGAAGACAACCGTCTGAGGTGCCACGAGGGTGTCCTCACAGTCGGAGACAAGTGCGTGTTCGGACGCGACAACACGATCAACTGCTTCCTGGACATAGAGATCGGAGCCGGGGCGATAGTGGCCGACTGGGTCTACGTTTGCGACTTCGATCATGTCGTGGCGGACATCCAAGTTCCCATCAAGGACCAGGGCATAGTCAAGACCCCGGTTCGCATCGGCGCGGATGTTTGGATCGGTACCAAGGCCACGGTGCTGCGGGCATCGTGCATAGGGAGTGGGTCCGTAGTGGCCGCGCACGCGGTAGTGCGGGGGTCAGTCCCGGCGATGAGCATCGTCGGCGGCGTTCCTGCCCGGATCCTGAAGAACCGCGTGCATATGTACGAGGGCGACGCGGCGAAGCGTGAAGCGTTGGCGGACATCGCGCGGAAAACTGCCCATGCGGTGGAAGCAGTGACTTCCGGGGCCGATGCTCCAGGCCCCTTCCGGGTCGGCGGTCAGTCCTTCGATGCTCAGGAGTCCTTCGGCGATCGCAGCAGATTGCCCGAAGGCGCGGGTGGAGGAGCGGCCGTAACCCTTCCCGCTGACTCGGGCTCGCGGGCTTTGGCTGACTCGTAG
- a CDS encoding class I SAM-dependent methyltransferase has protein sequence MTQELLLTGERTVPGVALENYWFRRHEAAYQWVIDSFNLAGALVVEAGCGEGYGAAALCGAGANVLAVDDDPATAEHANVHYPQVRVAQANLVQLPLPDASVGFIVSMQVIEHLWDVRAFLRECHRVLAPAGTLIVSTPNRITFSPDLGRHEPPVNPFHREEFDAGQLRDLVSGEGFDVTAIAGLQHGPRLLAAERASGSLVQRQIDAILSGDTWPTLLKQEVAQVTSGDFTIGPVIPEEALDLIVTARRRSP, from the coding sequence GTGACACAAGAGCTGCTGCTGACCGGGGAACGGACAGTCCCGGGCGTGGCTCTGGAGAACTACTGGTTCCGCAGACACGAAGCTGCCTATCAATGGGTCATCGACTCGTTCAACCTCGCGGGCGCGCTCGTCGTTGAGGCCGGATGCGGAGAAGGCTACGGTGCGGCCGCGCTATGCGGGGCCGGCGCCAATGTCCTCGCCGTCGACGACGACCCTGCCACCGCAGAGCACGCCAACGTTCACTACCCACAGGTCCGTGTGGCGCAGGCCAATCTCGTCCAACTGCCGCTGCCGGATGCCAGCGTTGGCTTCATCGTGTCGATGCAGGTCATCGAGCACCTTTGGGACGTCAGGGCCTTTCTGCGTGAGTGTCACCGCGTCCTGGCCCCGGCGGGCACACTCATCGTGTCCACGCCGAACCGAATCACCTTCTCCCCCGACTTGGGGCGCCACGAGCCACCCGTCAACCCGTTCCATCGCGAGGAGTTCGATGCGGGTCAACTCAGGGACCTAGTGTCAGGCGAGGGGTTCGACGTGACAGCGATCGCAGGGCTCCAGCACGGTCCGCGGCTGCTCGCGGCGGAACGCGCCAGCGGCTCGCTCGTTCAGCGCCAGATCGACGCCATACTGTCTGGCGACACCTGGCCGACTCTGCTCAAACAGGAAGTCGCCCAAGTCACCAGCGGGGATTTCACTATCGGTCCAGTGATCCCCGAGGAGGCCCTCGACCTGATAGTCACGGCCCGTCGGAGATCGCCGTGA
- a CDS encoding TRIC cation channel family protein, translating into MTWLSPLVIITAKHDNVADLLTSTPALPAWSTYAAVAFGALAGAAFAARRGFDVIGVLGLAVAQGMGGLLLEAILLQTGEPAVLTDGRYLLLVTIAAMLGFFFAGLIARVLEAAVLLDALSLGLLCGIGTHAAMRSGLDDIPSIFIGVCTAVGGLVLRDILAGQAPQIFRPGIFISVAALIGAILFVVLVTIGATLAFAQVATLFAVTILRMLSIRLRWQTREAHDLSDRVWHRWQQPAPTTDASTGAQDSATGAQDRMP; encoded by the coding sequence GTGACGTGGCTCAGCCCGCTTGTGATCATCACAGCCAAGCACGACAACGTGGCCGATCTGCTGACGTCGACTCCGGCTCTTCCTGCCTGGTCCACGTACGCCGCGGTCGCGTTCGGGGCGCTGGCGGGCGCCGCGTTCGCCGCGAGGCGCGGATTCGATGTGATCGGCGTGCTGGGGCTCGCGGTGGCCCAGGGTATGGGAGGCCTGCTGCTAGAGGCGATCCTGCTGCAGACCGGCGAGCCGGCGGTACTCACCGATGGCCGGTACTTGCTGCTTGTCACTATCGCGGCCATGCTCGGCTTCTTCTTCGCCGGCTTGATCGCGCGCGTGCTTGAGGCAGCGGTCTTGCTGGACGCGCTGTCGCTCGGACTCCTATGCGGAATTGGCACCCACGCCGCGATGCGGTCCGGGCTTGACGACATTCCGTCGATCTTCATCGGCGTGTGCACCGCCGTGGGGGGCCTCGTACTGCGGGATATCCTGGCTGGCCAGGCCCCCCAGATCTTTCGTCCAGGGATCTTCATCTCGGTCGCTGCCCTGATAGGGGCGATCTTGTTCGTCGTCCTTGTCACGATCGGAGCGACGCTCGCCTTCGCGCAGGTGGCGACTCTCTTCGCCGTCACGATTCTGCGAATGCTCTCAATCCGTTTGCGCTGGCAGACCCGCGAAGCACACGACCTAAGCGACCGGGTTTGGCACCGATGGCAGCAGCCCGCGCCAACGACGGATGCCTCCACGGGGGCGCAGGATTCCGCCACGGGGGCGCAGGATCGAATGCCGTGA